A region of Solea solea chromosome 7, fSolSol10.1, whole genome shotgun sequence DNA encodes the following proteins:
- the mlf1 gene encoding myeloid leukemia factor 1, with the protein MFNSVLRDFDDDPFFSEPARAHREHMRHMMRSFSEPFGGSLLPSLMDGRGHGHNPAENPSSSLALRDDYRDMMTNPFGMFDNVMANVRNRMQDMHRSFENVSADSNSHSFSSSSLMTYSKVGDEPPKVFQATSTTRRAPGGIKETRQALKDSESGLEKMAIGHHIQDRGHVVEKKYNKKTGDKEFNQDFQNLDESEAESFDDEWQQELCKFQPSAPMPRLEGAQPRAVHWAALTAPEQAHRNQSKGKTEGKRNLKDSAEQ; encoded by the exons ATGTTCAACAGTGTTCTGAGAGACTTTGACGACGACCCGTTCTTCTC GGAGCCGGCCCGGGCTCACAGAGAACACATGCGGCACATGATGCGGAGCTTCTCTGAACCTTTTGGTGGATCCTTACTGCCCAGTTTAATGGACGGGAGAGGCCACGGTCACAACCCGGCGGAGAATCCGAGCTCATCGCTGGCGCTGAGAGACGATTACAGG gacaTGATGACGAACCCTTTCGGCATGTTTGACAACGTGATGGCCAACGTGAGAAACAGGATGCAGGACATGCACCGGAGCTTT GAGAACGTGTCCGCAGATTCAAACAGCCACTCCTTCAGCTCCTCATCACTCATGACATATTCAAAGGTTGGAGATGAGCCTCCCAAGGTTTTCCAGGCAACCTCAACGACACGCCGTGCACCTGGAGGG ATCAAAGAGACTCGGCAAGCACTTAAAGACTCTGAGAGCGGCCTGGAGAAGATGGCAATCGGTCACCACATCCAGGACAGAGGACACGTTGTGGAAAAGAAAtacaacaagaaaacaggaGACAAGGAGTTCAACCAAGACTTTCAGAACCTGGATGAAT CTGAAGCAGAGTCTTTTGATGATGAGTGGCAGCAGGAGCTTTGCAAGTTCCAACCGTCTGCACCCATGCCTCGTCTAGAAGGAGCCCAGCCCCGTGCTGTTCACTGGGCAGCGCTCACTGCTCCAGAGCAGGCCCACAG AAACCAATCAAAGGGCAAGACGGAGGGTAAACGCAACCTGAAAGACTCAGCAGAGCAGTAA